One genomic window of Bacillus mycoides includes the following:
- the glpX gene encoding class II fructose-bisphosphatase, producing MERSLSMELVRVTEAAALSSARWMGRGKKDEADGAATSAMRDVFDTIPMKGTVVIGEGEMDEAPMLYIGEKLGTGYGPRVDVAVDPLEGTNIVAAGGWNALAVIAIADHGNLLHAPDMYMDKIAVGPEAVGAVDIDAPIIDNLRAVAKAKNKDIEDVVATVLNRPRHQAIIEEIRKAGARIKLINDGDVAGAINTAFDRTGVDILFGSGGAPEGVLAAVALKCLGGEIHGKLLPQNEAELARCKKMGIEDINRILRMEDLVKGDDAIFAATGVTDGELLRGVQFKGSVGTTQSLVMRAKSGTVRFVDGRHSLNKKPNLVIK from the coding sequence GTGGAAAGAAGTTTATCTATGGAGTTAGTACGTGTAACAGAGGCTGCAGCATTATCATCAGCGCGTTGGATGGGGCGCGGAAAAAAAGATGAGGCAGATGGTGCAGCAACATCAGCTATGCGTGATGTATTTGATACAATTCCGATGAAAGGTACAGTTGTAATTGGCGAAGGTGAAATGGATGAAGCGCCAATGCTATATATCGGAGAGAAATTGGGTACAGGATATGGACCACGCGTAGACGTTGCAGTTGATCCTTTAGAAGGGACAAATATCGTAGCGGCTGGCGGCTGGAATGCGCTTGCTGTTATTGCAATTGCAGATCACGGCAATTTGTTACATGCTCCTGACATGTACATGGATAAAATAGCGGTTGGTCCAGAAGCGGTTGGTGCAGTTGATATTGACGCACCTATTATCGACAACTTACGTGCAGTTGCGAAAGCGAAAAATAAAGATATCGAAGATGTTGTAGCGACAGTTTTAAACCGTCCACGTCATCAAGCAATTATCGAAGAAATTCGTAAAGCTGGTGCTCGTATTAAATTAATTAACGATGGAGATGTAGCTGGAGCAATCAATACAGCATTTGACCGTACTGGTGTAGATATTCTATTCGGTTCTGGTGGAGCACCTGAAGGTGTATTAGCTGCGGTTGCATTAAAATGCTTAGGTGGAGAAATTCACGGGAAGCTCTTACCTCAAAACGAAGCTGAATTAGCACGTTGTAAAAAAATGGGCATTGAAGATATCAATCGTATCCTTCGTATGGAAGACTTAGTAAAAGGTGACGATGCAATCTTTGCAGCAACAGGTGTAACAGACGGAGAACTATTACGAGGCGTTCAATTTAAAGGTAGCGTTGGGACAACACAATCCCTTGTTATGCGTGCGAAATCAGGCACAGTACGCTTCGTAGACGGCCGCCATAGCTTAAATAAAAAACCGAATTTGGTTATTAAATAA
- the rho gene encoding transcription termination factor Rho — MNLSIAALENMKLKELYELAKEFKISYYSKLTKKELIFSILKARAEKEGFFFMEGVLEIIQSEGFGFLRPINYSPSSEDIYISASQIRRFDLRNGDKVSGKVRPPKENERYFGLLQVEAVNGDDPDSAKERVHFPALTPLYPDRQMKLETETKKLPTRIMDLIAPVGFGQRGLIVAPPKAGKTSLLKEIAHSVTTNHPEAELIVLLIDERPEEVTDIERSVKGDVVSSTFDEVPENHIKVAELVLERAMRLVEHKRDVVILMDSITRLARAYNLVIPPSGRTLSGGIDPAAFHRPKRFFGAARNIEEGGSLTILATALVDTGSRMDDVIYEEFKGTGNMELHLDRSLAERRIFPAIDIRRSGTRKEDLLIPKEHLDKLWGIRKTMRDTPDFVEGFLRKLRQTKTNEEFLQNIVADSKRYVTTK, encoded by the coding sequence ATGAATTTGTCAATTGCAGCATTAGAAAACATGAAATTAAAAGAGTTATACGAGCTTGCGAAGGAATTTAAGATTTCGTATTACAGCAAGTTAACGAAAAAAGAGCTAATCTTCTCTATCTTAAAAGCTCGAGCAGAAAAAGAAGGTTTCTTTTTCATGGAAGGCGTATTAGAAATTATTCAATCAGAAGGATTTGGATTCTTACGTCCTATCAATTATTCTCCAAGCTCAGAAGATATTTATATCTCGGCTTCGCAAATTCGTCGTTTCGATTTACGTAATGGAGATAAGGTTTCTGGTAAAGTACGACCTCCGAAAGAAAATGAGCGCTATTTTGGATTGCTACAAGTTGAAGCTGTAAATGGAGATGATCCAGACTCAGCAAAAGAGCGTGTACATTTCCCTGCATTAACACCGTTATACCCAGATCGCCAAATGAAATTGGAGACGGAAACGAAAAAGTTACCGACACGCATCATGGATTTAATCGCACCAGTTGGATTTGGACAACGTGGTTTAATTGTTGCGCCTCCAAAGGCTGGTAAAACAAGTCTGTTAAAAGAAATTGCACACAGTGTCACAACAAATCATCCGGAAGCAGAATTAATTGTACTTTTAATTGATGAGCGTCCAGAGGAAGTAACAGATATTGAACGTTCTGTTAAAGGTGATGTTGTAAGTTCTACTTTTGATGAAGTGCCAGAGAATCATATTAAAGTAGCTGAGCTTGTATTAGAGCGTGCAATGCGTCTTGTAGAACATAAAAGGGACGTTGTCATTTTAATGGATAGTATTACCCGTTTAGCGCGTGCTTACAACCTTGTTATTCCACCAAGTGGTAGAACCTTATCAGGTGGTATTGATCCAGCTGCGTTTCATAGACCGAAGCGTTTCTTCGGGGCTGCGCGTAATATCGAAGAGGGCGGTAGCTTAACGATTTTAGCAACAGCGCTTGTTGATACAGGGTCTCGTATGGATGATGTAATTTACGAGGAGTTTAAAGGAACTGGAAATATGGAACTTCACTTAGATCGCTCACTAGCTGAGCGCCGTATCTTCCCAGCGATTGATATTCGTCGCTCTGGTACGCGTAAAGAAGACCTATTAATTCCGAAAGAACATTTAGACAAGTTATGGGGTATTCGTAAAACAATGCGTGATACACCAGACTTTGTTGAAGGCTTCTTACGTAAACTTCGTCAAACAAAGACAAATGAAGAATTTTTACAAAATATTGTTGCAGACTCAAAAAGGTATGTAACCACTAAGTAA
- a CDS encoding L-threonylcarbamoyladenylate synthase: MHTNMWIVDNVVERKKYYPQLKEAARLLRENEAVAFPTETVYGLGANAMDDEAIAKIFEAKGRPSDNPLIVHIGTKSQLDGIVREIPPVAEKLMEHFWPGPLTIILPRKKGISERVTAGLNTVGVRMPDHPVALALLEEANVPVAAPSANRSGRPSPTLASHVYEDLNGKIAGIVDGGATGVGVESTVIDCTSEVPTILRPGGITKEQLEAVIGNVSLDPALKDEKEKPKSPGMKYTHYAPKAPLSIVEGSREFIQRIVDEKKKEGFKVGVLTTEEYQHVYSADVVLSCGVRSDLASVATKLYDVLRTFDASEVDVIFSESFPNEGIGNAIMNRLTKAAGHQIIIE, from the coding sequence ATGCATACAAATATGTGGATTGTGGATAATGTTGTGGAAAGAAAAAAATATTATCCACAATTAAAAGAAGCAGCGAGATTATTAAGAGAAAATGAAGCGGTGGCCTTCCCGACAGAAACGGTATATGGGTTAGGAGCAAACGCAATGGATGATGAAGCGATAGCGAAAATTTTTGAAGCAAAAGGGAGACCGAGCGATAATCCACTGATTGTCCACATAGGAACAAAATCTCAGTTAGATGGTATTGTAAGAGAAATTCCGCCGGTTGCAGAAAAGTTAATGGAACATTTTTGGCCAGGACCATTAACAATCATTTTACCGAGAAAAAAAGGGATTTCAGAGAGGGTTACGGCAGGACTTAATACAGTCGGAGTGAGGATGCCGGATCATCCAGTAGCGCTCGCTCTTCTTGAAGAGGCAAACGTGCCTGTTGCGGCACCGAGTGCGAATCGTTCAGGACGCCCAAGTCCAACGTTAGCTTCTCATGTATATGAAGATTTAAATGGAAAAATTGCTGGTATTGTTGATGGCGGGGCAACAGGAGTAGGAGTTGAATCAACTGTAATTGATTGTACGAGCGAGGTTCCGACGATTTTACGTCCAGGTGGGATTACGAAGGAGCAATTAGAAGCAGTGATAGGAAATGTTTCTTTAGATCCAGCTTTAAAGGATGAGAAAGAAAAACCGAAATCACCTGGAATGAAATATACACATTATGCACCGAAAGCGCCACTTAGTATTGTTGAAGGGTCCCGTGAGTTTATTCAACGTATTGTGGATGAAAAGAAGAAAGAAGGGTTTAAAGTAGGTGTATTAACGACAGAAGAGTATCAGCATGTGTATAGTGCAGATGTTGTATTGTCTTGTGGTGTGCGAAGCGATTTAGCCAGCGTTGCGACTAAGTTATATGATGTGCTTAGAACGTTTGATGCAAGTGAAGTAGATGTTATTTTTAGTGAATCATTCCCGAATGAAGGCATAGGAAATGCAATTATGAACCGTTTAACAAAAGCTGCGGGACATCAGATTATTATTGAATGA
- the prmC gene encoding peptide chain release factor N(5)-glutamine methyltransferase gives MRVYEALKWASSFLQENGRDENAGEIVLCHVLKTNRTGMLMNMREEITAEQEKSFAQFIHKHVEGIPIQYMLGYEMFYGRSFFVNEEVLIPRPETEELIVGVLERIERHFSNEELHIADIGTGSGAISITLALENKNLHVYTVDIAQESIEVAKENAKNLGADVTFYHGDLLSPFYETGQKLDVVVSNPPYIPEEDWRGLSTVVKEHEPKRALVGGEDGLDFYRRFMEELPNVLQKKAIVAFEIGVGQGEDVKALLQQTFPRAQVEVVFDINGKDRMVFAEME, from the coding sequence ATGCGTGTCTATGAAGCCCTGAAATGGGCTTCTTCTTTTTTACAGGAAAATGGACGAGATGAAAATGCGGGAGAAATTGTCCTTTGTCATGTATTAAAGACGAACAGAACCGGAATGCTCATGAATATGCGTGAAGAAATAACTGCGGAACAAGAGAAAAGTTTTGCACAATTTATCCACAAGCACGTAGAAGGTATTCCGATCCAATATATGCTCGGTTATGAAATGTTTTATGGCCGATCATTCTTTGTAAATGAAGAGGTATTGATACCAAGACCGGAAACAGAGGAACTTATAGTTGGAGTGCTAGAGAGAATTGAGCGCCATTTCAGTAATGAGGAGCTTCACATAGCGGATATTGGAACAGGTAGTGGAGCGATTTCTATTACGCTCGCTTTAGAAAATAAAAATCTTCATGTGTATACAGTAGATATCGCACAGGAGTCGATTGAAGTTGCAAAAGAAAATGCAAAAAATTTAGGGGCGGATGTAACTTTCTATCACGGCGATTTACTGTCTCCGTTTTATGAAACAGGTCAGAAGTTAGATGTTGTTGTTTCCAATCCTCCGTACATACCAGAGGAAGATTGGCGTGGTCTTTCTACTGTTGTGAAGGAGCATGAGCCGAAGCGTGCGCTTGTTGGTGGGGAAGATGGACTAGATTTCTATCGTCGTTTTATGGAGGAATTGCCGAATGTATTACAGAAAAAGGCGATTGTGGCGTTTGAAATTGGTGTAGGGCAAGGTGAAGATGTGAAAGCATTATTACAGCAAACTTTCCCGCGCGCTCAAGTTGAAGTTGTATTTGACATTAATGGAAAAGATCGCATGGTATTTGCAGAGATGGAGTAA
- a CDS encoding manganese efflux pump MntP: MTLEQLIPLIIMAFALGMDAFSVSLGMGMVTLKLRQILYIGMTIGIFHIIMPFIGMVLGRFLSERYGDFANFAGAILLIGLGFYIVYSSILEGEEIRTAPIGISLFVFAFGVSIDSFSVGLSLGIYGAETIITILLFGLISMLLAWMGLLLGSHAKNMLGTYGEIVGGIILVGFGLYLLFPI, translated from the coding sequence ATGACACTTGAACAATTAATACCTTTAATAATTATGGCATTCGCCCTGGGGATGGATGCATTTTCAGTGAGCCTCGGTATGGGGATGGTAACATTAAAGTTAAGACAAATCCTTTATATCGGTATGACGATTGGGATATTTCATATTATTATGCCATTTATCGGAATGGTACTAGGACGTTTTCTATCAGAGAGGTATGGGGATTTCGCGAATTTTGCAGGAGCTATTTTATTAATTGGACTAGGGTTTTATATCGTATATTCGTCTATTTTAGAAGGGGAAGAGATTAGAACTGCTCCAATTGGAATTAGTTTATTTGTATTTGCATTTGGTGTTAGTATAGATAGTTTTTCAGTAGGGCTTAGTCTTGGAATTTACGGAGCAGAGACAATTATTACGATATTACTGTTCGGACTAATAAGTATGTTATTAGCTTGGATGGGTTTATTGCTTGGTAGCCATGCCAAAAATATGCTTGGCACATACGGTGAAATAGTAGGTGGTATTATTCTTGTTGGGTTTGGATTGTATCTCCTTTTTCCTATATAA
- a CDS encoding DUF3935 domain-containing protein, which produces MTRLKQGFGIIISFFVFWFSMLGVQMFAEFLDIESLKFVAGKSEAARAFYSPYPFLIVFLITLLSLYFFVIKLGRSKKEKLPALEEKKEELQ; this is translated from the coding sequence ATGACGAGATTAAAGCAAGGTTTTGGTATTATTATTAGTTTTTTTGTTTTTTGGTTTAGTATGCTCGGTGTACAAATGTTTGCTGAGTTTTTAGATATCGAATCATTAAAATTTGTTGCAGGAAAATCGGAGGCGGCGCGTGCATTTTATTCACCGTATCCATTTTTAATTGTTTTCCTTATTACGTTACTTTCCTTATATTTCTTTGTAATAAAGCTGGGTAGATCTAAAAAAGAGAAATTACCTGCATTAGAGGAGAAGAAGGAAGAATTACAGTGA
- the prfA gene encoding peptide chain release factor 1: MLDRLQAVEDRYEKLNELLSDPEVISDTNKLREYSKEQSDIQDTVEVYREYKDVREQLRDAKAMLEDKLDADMRDMVKEEVSELEGQEKTLSERLKILLVPKDPNDDKNVIVEVRGAAGGDEAALFAGDLYRMYSRYAEVQGWKTEIIEASYTELGGYKEIIFMINGKGAFAKLKFENGAHRVQRVPETESGGRIHTSTATVAVLPEAEEVEINIHEKDVRVDTFASSGPGGQSVNTTMSAVRLTHLPTGVVVSCQDEKSQIKNKEKAMKVLRARVYDKFRQEAQAEYDQNRKQAVGTGDRSERIRTYNFPQNRVTDHRIGLTIQKLDQILQGKLDDFINALVMEDQAQKMEAAE; this comes from the coding sequence GTGTTAGATCGTTTGCAAGCTGTAGAAGATCGTTATGAGAAGTTGAATGAGTTGTTAAGTGACCCAGAGGTTATTAGTGATACAAATAAGCTTCGTGAGTATTCAAAAGAGCAATCTGATATTCAGGACACGGTAGAGGTGTACCGTGAGTATAAAGATGTTCGTGAGCAATTACGAGATGCAAAAGCAATGTTAGAAGATAAGTTAGACGCTGATATGCGTGACATGGTAAAAGAAGAGGTTTCTGAATTAGAAGGACAAGAGAAAACATTATCAGAACGTCTGAAAATTTTACTTGTTCCAAAAGACCCTAATGATGATAAAAACGTTATTGTTGAGGTTCGTGGTGCTGCTGGTGGTGACGAGGCAGCTTTATTTGCTGGTGATTTATATCGTATGTATAGCCGTTATGCTGAGGTGCAAGGTTGGAAAACTGAAATTATCGAAGCGAGCTATACAGAGTTAGGTGGATATAAAGAGATTATCTTTATGATTAACGGTAAAGGTGCTTTCGCGAAGCTGAAATTCGAGAATGGTGCTCACCGTGTACAACGTGTTCCTGAAACGGAATCTGGTGGACGTATTCATACATCTACAGCAACTGTAGCTGTATTACCAGAGGCAGAAGAAGTAGAAATTAATATTCATGAAAAAGATGTTCGTGTTGATACGTTTGCTTCTAGTGGTCCTGGTGGACAAAGCGTTAATACAACGATGTCAGCGGTACGTTTAACACATTTACCGACTGGTGTAGTTGTATCTTGTCAGGATGAAAAATCACAAATTAAGAATAAAGAAAAAGCGATGAAAGTATTACGCGCACGTGTTTATGATAAGTTTAGACAAGAAGCGCAAGCTGAGTATGATCAAAACCGTAAACAAGCTGTTGGTACGGGAGATCGTTCAGAGCGTATTCGTACGTATAACTTCCCGCAAAACCGTGTTACAGACCATCGAATCGGTTTAACGATTCAAAAGCTAGATCAAATCCTACAAGGTAAGTTAGATGATTTCATCAATGCCTTAGTGATGGAAGATCAGGCTCAAAAGATGGAGGCAGCTGAGTAA
- a CDS encoding RNA-guided endonuclease TnpB family protein — translation MAKKKAVKVLRKQKKRETIQRFTQKQNIGRACLTAKEFRLLQRMSHSSKALRNVGLYTIKQSYLNHNKMATVKEVDTAMQIDMNYWGIQSNSVQAIRRALFTEIKSFFKALEQWKKKPETFTGRPKFPNYSRPTDKRIIEIYQVPKVDDNGYWMIPMNVAFRKKFGSIKIRMPKNLRNKKISYIEIVPKQKGRFFEVHYTYEMHVSQMKKQSTTTSNALSCDLGVDRLLSCVTNTGDAFLIDGKKLKSINQYFNKMIRNLQLKNVENGLSKRVVTNKMAVLWHKRERQINGYISQTVGLLFKKVKACNIDTVVVGYNAGWKQKSDMGKKNNQKFVQIPFHKLIAAIENKCVKAGIRFLKQEESYTSKASFLDKDPIPVWSKEDRTHYLFSGKRITRGLYQSKAGTCIHADINGALNTLQKSRVVELDDNLKVKTPILLEVQKRKAVASRIA, via the coding sequence ATGGCTAAAAAGAAAGCAGTGAAAGTATTACGAAAACAAAAGAAAAGAGAAACCATACAACGATTCACTCAAAAACAGAATATAGGACGAGCTTGCCTTACTGCAAAAGAATTCCGCTTACTGCAACGCATGTCACATAGTTCAAAAGCGTTGCGAAATGTTGGGTTGTACACGATTAAACAAAGTTATTTGAACCATAATAAAATGGCTACTGTAAAAGAAGTGGATACTGCCATGCAAATCGATATGAACTACTGGGGCATTCAATCAAACTCTGTTCAAGCGATTCGTAGAGCCTTATTTACAGAAATAAAAAGCTTTTTTAAAGCATTGGAACAGTGGAAGAAAAAACCTGAAACTTTCACAGGTCGTCCTAAGTTTCCGAATTATTCTCGTCCAACTGACAAACGAATTATTGAAATCTATCAAGTTCCAAAAGTGGATGATAACGGGTATTGGATGATTCCGATGAATGTTGCATTTAGAAAAAAATTCGGTTCCATTAAAATACGTATGCCTAAAAACTTAAGAAATAAAAAAATCTCCTACATTGAGATTGTACCGAAGCAAAAAGGTCGGTTCTTTGAGGTGCATTACACATATGAAATGCACGTTTCTCAAATGAAGAAACAATCCACGACTACTAGTAACGCTTTGAGTTGCGATTTAGGTGTAGATAGATTATTAAGTTGCGTAACAAATACAGGTGATGCATTTTTAATTGATGGGAAAAAATTAAAATCCATTAACCAGTACTTCAACAAAATGATACGTAATCTGCAACTGAAAAATGTGGAAAATGGACTTTCTAAACGAGTTGTAACGAACAAAATGGCCGTACTTTGGCATAAACGAGAAAGACAAATAAATGGTTATATTTCACAAACTGTAGGCCTGTTGTTCAAAAAAGTGAAAGCATGCAACATAGATACGGTTGTCGTAGGGTATAACGCTGGTTGGAAACAAAAATCTGATATGGGGAAAAAGAATAATCAAAAATTTGTGCAAATCCCATTTCATAAACTGATTGCAGCAATTGAGAATAAATGTGTAAAAGCAGGTATCCGATTTTTGAAACAAGAAGAAAGCTATACTTCAAAAGCTAGTTTCCTAGATAAAGATCCGATTCCAGTTTGGTCTAAGGAGGATAGAACACATTATCTCTTTAGTGGCAAACGAATCACTCGTGGTCTGTACCAAAGTAAAGCAGGAACATGTATCCATGCTGATATTAATGGTGCATTGAATACATTGCAAAAATCAAGAGTTGTAGAATTGGATGACAATCTCAAAGTGAAAACGCCGATTCTATTAGAAGTGCAAAAACGTAAGGCTGTTGCTTCGCGCATAGCTTAG
- the spoIIR gene encoding stage II sporulation protein R: MKKQVIAYFLLLLIGAQLLVQFGYMKADAKGPTVIPKEAVRLRILANSDSDKDQALKRKVRDEVKAQIDGWVADLTSFEEARKVIQNHIPEIEKTVENTLKREGSKEAFQVKFGKNVKFPTKVYGNFIYPAGEYEAVLITIGKGEGANWWCVLFPPMCFLDFSSGTAVRKEEHVVKAESPEEEQVRQPDEEVVDVPEKKEDKVKETKVVKPEKAEKVTAQEKKVVKHETQVEEQPVKKVETKAVEKAEKPVEQKQEKQNEYVTVDEEEEKPEVKLFIVEAFTALFSK; this comes from the coding sequence ATGAAAAAACAAGTTATTGCTTATTTTCTTTTATTATTAATTGGTGCACAGTTACTTGTGCAGTTTGGATATATGAAAGCTGATGCAAAAGGGCCTACTGTTATTCCGAAAGAGGCCGTTCGATTACGTATTTTAGCTAATAGTGATTCCGATAAAGATCAGGCATTAAAACGTAAAGTACGTGATGAAGTGAAAGCGCAAATTGATGGATGGGTAGCGGATTTAACGTCATTTGAAGAAGCTCGAAAAGTAATTCAAAATCATATTCCTGAAATTGAAAAGACAGTGGAGAATACGCTGAAAAGAGAAGGAAGTAAAGAGGCGTTTCAAGTGAAATTCGGTAAGAATGTGAAGTTTCCTACAAAGGTATATGGGAATTTTATTTATCCGGCAGGAGAATATGAAGCGGTACTTATTACAATTGGAAAAGGTGAAGGTGCAAACTGGTGGTGTGTATTATTTCCACCGATGTGTTTCTTAGATTTTTCAAGTGGTACAGCTGTAAGGAAAGAAGAACATGTTGTGAAAGCTGAATCTCCTGAAGAGGAGCAGGTGAGACAACCAGATGAGGAAGTAGTGGATGTACCGGAGAAGAAAGAGGATAAGGTGAAAGAAACGAAAGTAGTAAAGCCGGAAAAAGCTGAAAAAGTAACAGCCCAGGAAAAGAAAGTAGTAAAACACGAAACGCAAGTAGAAGAACAGCCTGTAAAAAAAGTAGAAACAAAAGCTGTGGAAAAAGCGGAGAAACCTGTGGAGCAAAAACAAGAAAAGCAAAATGAGTATGTAACAGTAGATGAGGAAGAAGAAAAACCAGAGGTTAAATTATTTATCGTCGAAGCTTTTACAGCTTTATTCTCTAAATAG
- a CDS encoding type B 50S ribosomal protein L31 yields the protein MKAGIHPNYNKVVFMDTNTGFKFLSGSTKGSSETVEWEDGNTYPLLKIEISSDSHPFYTGRQKFATADGRVDRFNKKYGIK from the coding sequence ATGAAAGCAGGAATCCATCCAAATTACAATAAAGTTGTATTTATGGACACGAACACTGGCTTCAAATTCTTAAGCGGGTCTACAAAAGGCTCTAGCGAAACTGTTGAGTGGGAAGATGGTAACACTTATCCATTACTAAAAATTGAGATCAGTTCTGATTCTCACCCATTCTACACTGGACGTCAGAAGTTTGCTACTGCAGACGGACGTGTTGACCGCTTCAATAAGAAATACGGTATTAAGTAA
- a CDS encoding flavin reductase family protein: protein MLSINPNEQTEKDNYKLLTGSIIPRPVAFVTSVTKDGVLNGAPYSYFNIVAANPPLISVSVQRKEGRPKDTSRNAIEKGEFVVHISDESYVEAINETAANLPPNESEIELAKLTPIDSDVISVPGVKEANIRMECVLERAIPLGGTEDSPACDLLIGRVVRFHVAEHLYENGRIHAEELKPISRLAGHNYAKLGEQFELVRPL, encoded by the coding sequence ATGTTATCCATTAATCCAAACGAACAAACCGAAAAAGATAATTACAAATTACTAACAGGAAGTATCATTCCACGTCCTGTTGCATTCGTTACTTCTGTAACTAAAGATGGTGTATTGAACGGTGCGCCATATAGTTATTTCAATATCGTCGCTGCCAATCCACCACTTATCTCGGTTTCCGTACAACGCAAAGAAGGAAGACCGAAAGACACTTCCCGAAATGCAATCGAAAAAGGGGAATTTGTCGTACATATTTCTGATGAATCTTACGTAGAAGCGATCAATGAAACAGCAGCCAACCTACCTCCTAACGAAAGTGAAATCGAATTAGCAAAACTAACACCAATCGACAGTGATGTCATTTCAGTACCAGGAGTGAAAGAAGCAAACATTCGAATGGAGTGCGTATTAGAACGCGCTATCCCGCTCGGCGGAACCGAAGACTCACCAGCTTGTGATCTACTAATTGGCCGTGTCGTTCGCTTCCACGTCGCAGAACACTTATACGAAAACGGCCGAATTCACGCCGAAGAACTAAAACCAATAAGCCGCCTAGCAGGACACAACTACGCAAAACTAGGAGAACAATTTGAATTAGTGAGGCCACTTTAA
- a CDS encoding thymidine kinase: MYLMNQNGWIEVICGSMFSGKSEELIRRIRRTQFAKQHAIVFKPCIDNRYSEEDVVSHNGLKVKAVPVSASKDIFNHVTEEMDVIAIDEVQFFDGDIVEVVQVLANRGYRVIVAGLDQDFRGLPFGQVPQLMAIAEHVTKLQAVCSACGSPASRTQRLIDGEPAAFDDPIILVGASESYEPRCRHCHAVPTKQR; encoded by the coding sequence ATGTACTTAATGAATCAAAATGGTTGGATTGAAGTGATTTGCGGGAGTATGTTTTCTGGGAAATCAGAAGAGCTCATCCGCCGTATACGCCGTACGCAATTTGCGAAACAACATGCGATTGTATTTAAACCATGTATTGATAATCGTTATAGTGAAGAAGATGTTGTATCACATAATGGATTAAAGGTTAAAGCAGTTCCTGTTTCAGCTTCAAAAGATATATTTAACCATGTAACAGAAGAAATGGATGTTATTGCAATCGATGAGGTACAATTTTTTGATGGGGACATTGTGGAAGTGGTGCAAGTATTGGCAAATCGTGGCTATCGTGTCATTGTAGCTGGATTAGACCAAGATTTCCGTGGTCTACCATTTGGACAAGTTCCTCAGCTGATGGCGATTGCTGAACATGTAACTAAATTGCAGGCAGTTTGTTCTGCATGTGGATCTCCTGCAAGTCGTACGCAACGTTTAATCGATGGAGAACCAGCGGCATTTGATGATCCAATTATTTTAGTTGGGGCTTCAGAATCGTATGAACCACGTTGCCGTCATTGTCATGCAGTACCTACAAAACAAAGATAA